From Pan paniscus chromosome 6, NHGRI_mPanPan1-v2.0_pri, whole genome shotgun sequence, one genomic window encodes:
- the LOC129398411 gene encoding uncharacterized protein LOC129398411, producing the protein MVLLLTLLSSAAADLALTDIPSPPPRPAPAERSPPILQRRLRRFRSVAARRSCPAYARYSRRTPPQALARLPLPPPSPAPSDEASGPSGGWLPSREITASPAPPPRSISSMTSLASATFCCSGLAAMFKLAGFRTTEVMDTQASLRVSSTLLLRLTALHLLEKILGTLKRTSGWGARVGSCPN; encoded by the coding sequence ATGGTGCTGCTGTTGACGCTCCTTTCCTCAGCAGCAGCGGATCTCGCACTGACCGACATCCCCTCCCCCCCTCCGCGACCAGCCCCAGCGGAGCGCAGCCCGCCGATTCTCCAAAGGCGCCTACGCCGATTCCGCAGCGTAGCCGCCCGGCGTAGCTGCCCTGCTTACGCACGCTACAGCAGGCGGACTCCTCCACAGGCTCTCGCCCGACTCCCGCTCCCTCCTCCGTCCCCCGCCCCCTCAGACGAGGCTTCCGGGCCTAGCGGAGGCTGGCTTCCATCTCGCGAGATTACCGCCTCCCCAGCTCCGCCGCCTCGCTCCATTTCGAGCATGACTTCATTGGCGTCAGCAACGTTTTGCTGTTCGGGTTTAGCCGCCATGTTTAAGTTGGCCGGGTTTCGCACCACTGAGGTCATGGATACTCAGGCCTCTTTGCGTGTTTCTTCAACACTGCTTCTAAGGTTAACCGCGTTACATTTGTTGGAGAAAATCCTGGGAACGCTGAAAAGGACTAGTGGGTGGGGTGCGAGGGTGGGGTCTTGCCCGAATTAA